DNA sequence from the Epinephelus fuscoguttatus linkage group LG2, E.fuscoguttatus.final_Chr_v1 genome:
AAATAAGGgaaatattcacaaataaagacatttttgtttgtggTAAAAATATTCATTATTCATTACACAAAACATCTATCTTTCTTAAAGGAACAATGTGTAGGacttagggggatttagtggcatctagtggtgaggagaggaaatttaaaccggtaaaaacactgaataaagcagttcacTACATATCAGTTTTTCTCTGACAGTTTGGCATGTTGAAGATTGGGCGCTAATGCCTTCTAATGTGCACTCACttcttttctctgataacttatgaTCCAGAcgttaaggaggtttttacgttacctaaaaaaatgtcttctgttTAAATTCCAAGGCTGTCGTCACAGAGGAaatgctaactatggtggctgatgcagTAATGTGAATGTCcttttctagagccagtgtttaatttgtctgttcTCAGATACtctagaaacatggtgatgcgatatggtgatctccatagacGAGGGCCCATTCCATATTTAGATATAGATGGCTCATTGTAAGGTAACGAAAagcacaacaattcttattttcagttaaCTGTACACTAGAAAAGGCAtacttattatatcatattctatttctgccaatgtatccccctaaatcccacacaatGTACTTTTAAATCCTTGAATTTCAGGAGTGAAATTATTTACTGACACAACAAATTTAGCAAAAAACTTGGCTTCAGCACCGTTTAGATGCAATAAAACattggttttaaatgttttaaatgttaatacaTACACtctgatcatcatcatctcccATCATGTGCTCGGCCACAAAGCGCACCCCGTTCACCGCCTCTTGGACATCGGCAGCCCAATCTGAGCTGCTTCTCTGCTGGAGGTCCTGGGTAGAAGTGAAACCACTGGGAAGGTAATCAGTGGAGCGTAAGTCCGCCTTCCTGTTAGAGTAAGTGTAGCCCAGCGGAGGAGGCACATTTTTGTGTCCTGGGGTGGAGAAAGCAGAGTCGGGGGACAGCAGGGCAGAAGACGACATGGTGATACCTGCTTTGGATGCAACTGGGTAACCCAAGCCCAAAATAGCTCTCCTCGCCCGTAGACATCGCTGCTGGCGAAGTCTCTGGCGTGCAGAGTTATTCTGAGGGCGCTTCATGAAGAGTAAGGCAGGCAGTTTGACAAGAAATATCAGCTTGACCCAGGCAGGCATGGTGTGGGTGCTGGGAGAGCGGTGGTGCACATTGAGCACGCACACACTGGTGATGATGGAGAAGGTCACAAGCACCATGGTGAACATCAGGTACTTGCCTATCAGGGGCACATCCAGTGAGGTGGGAGGAACAATCTTTGAGATCAAAAGCAAGAACACAGTAAGAGCCAATAGGACAGAGATGCAGAGAGTCATCTTCTCCCCGCAGTCTGAAGGTAAGTAAAAGACCAGGATGGCCAGAGACGTGATCAAAACACAGGGAATAATGAGATTTATGGTGTAAAAAAGGGGCTTCCTCTTGATGATGAAGTCGTATGTGAGGTCCACATAGGTGGGATCCAGAGGGTTGACAGTCCGTCTGCCTGGCAGCGCCAAGATATCCCACTCCCCACTGGGAGTAAAATCATCCATACTAGCCACCTCAGACTTCAAGATCAGATCAATCTCCGTGTGGTCATACGTCCAAGAGCGGAACTTCAGGGTACAGTTCTGCTGGTCGAAGGGAAAATGCTTGACCTCGATCTTACAGGCGCTTTTGTAGATGGCTGGAGGAAGCCAGTTAATGCTGCCATTGAAAAGGACAATGGCATTGGTGAAGACTGTTACCTCATAGGTACCATCGGCGCTATGataagaggaagaaagagaaagaaaactttAGAGAGCCTGTGAATCAATGTCTGGGGCTTGTGTTATCAACCCTTAAGTGAAGTGAAGATAAGAGGAAAGCTGCTCATACTGAAAATTTGTATTGGTCATTTCCTGCAGCCAGTGACAGTCAAATCAATATCAAAACCAAAATCCTCAGAGGAAAGACTAAAACCTTTCATCATATATAAACTCTATTGAGGCTTCAGGGAATTGGCAGAAATATGTTGATTATGAACAGAAAGCATCTTAATCATCTTAAATGTCTGGCTATAGGAGAGAGTTTTCCACTCCAATccagaaagcatagaataaacCTTAGTAAACATATAAGCCATTTGAAGGAGTCTTTCAGTTACTAATAAATGATATTTCACTTAGAGTTCTGGTCCAACACCTACTGCATGAAAACAGCAGACTGAAGACTCCAAGACTGAAATACACACTGTGGGAAAAGTAAGGTATTTTTAGGATATTGCTGTTTAGTGTTAGGTTGTTCCCTTTGACAAGGTATAAACTtgatgtcagaaaaaaacagtctACTGCCAGTGCTAAGCGTGGACTGCAGCATTCAAACAAAAGAAGTGGACACCGTCAGGAAACTTCAGGAACTGTATCATGTATTTCACTACAGGTAACTTAGCTTGCTCAGCTAACGGTTCACCCGCTAACTAAGCTTCGACTAAGGGAGAGAAGagcatttgtgtttgtgtgaaccGTGTGTCTGTCTTGTCATTTTCATTCTCCAGAAAATTGTGAAACTTTCTGGTAATGAATTGAGCGCTACAGAGCCTGGAGTTTCCCGACAGTGTCCAGTTCTTTTGTCTTAAAGCTGCAATCCAAGCTTTGCACTGGTTCATTTCTTAAGCAAAGCAGTAGACTTGTATTTCTGACATCATGTACCTTGTTGAAGGGAACAACCTTCCATTAAGCAGCAAGGTCCTAAAACTAATTTTGCCATTTCCTGCAGTGTGTATTTCAGTTCAGGAGGTCTAACTTTAACCAACTTTTTTTGGGCAGTAGTAGCTGGAAGACTGGAACGATTTGGTTTCCTAATAACCGAAAGACGCCTTGAAAAAGTCTGTACAGATTCTCCTATATAGTTATCATCTGTTCTTGCACATAAGCATGTAAAATCCATTTGTAACCTCACACTATGACATGCCAGTGATGCTTACTTGTTGTATAGGACAATATCTGGGAGCCAGATGTGTCTGGAGGGAATGCGCAGCTTGTCGATACCTTCGTACTCTGCAGGGTCCCATGACAACCTGTAATCCACCCAGTgctggaaagacagagagacctGGCCATCAAGTCTGCCTTCCACACACTTTCTCAAGACCAGCTCATATTTAATTACATGCTTCATTATCAGGAAAGCATATGTGGAGTACAATTACAGAAGCAGTTTGTTCCACATTGAGAGACAGGAAGAATGGATATGGTTTAATTCAAGTTCAGGGGGAAGGACATTTACCAAGACCTAGGCTGATTGAGAGTATACGTGACTCTGGGATTCATCACACTTACCTGAGTGAGCCAGACATTTGTGGTCATGATCTGCTCTCTTTCATTCTGGAAATGTACAAGTGAGGTGGAATTACTTTCAGAGCGGTTTTCATGCACAAATACAGCTGTAATTGTATATTGAAAGATAATTACATGTTTGCTGACCCtaaacactgattaaagctATGGCTTGTTCAGGACACTTTCGTAGTGATTCTCAATCAGAGGCACTTGTACCCCTAAGGGCTCAACTGTAGTTCACGGGGCACTGTAAATATCGTGGAATAGCTCAAATGAAAATTACGACTGAATCAgaaaatatgtatatacacacacatatttgtgtgaaggatgaaaataaaaagccaCATATGATTAGAAATGGATGTGATGCTGAGCTTTAATATATCCATGAGAATGTGAAGGTACAACGCTATGTGGACGCTGTGTGAGATGGCTGGGGACACCATTTTGTGAGGTATGCACCTCTATCACAAAAGTGTATGCAAAATGAGATAGTCTGTAGTATGTGAGCTAGTGCATCAGGGTCAGTAATCCAGCCTCGGACTGGCAAGTCATATGGATCTATGTTGTTTATCGTGATTACTTTGTCAGAATACCCTGGCTTTATCACCGTAGCAGGCACAGGTAACAGAGCATGGTCCTCAGCAGATGGCGTCCCTGTCCCAAAAAATGACTAATGGACAAATGGCTGAAACATTTAACTGAAATTTATGGATGACTTGTAAGAATAGCTAAATGGATAAAAAGAAAGATTTAATGATATCCTCTTTTCTATGGGCAAATCTATAGTGTTCTGTAACATCCAGTTTAAAAGTCAGTTCCAAACTACAACTATCGCCTCATGATTGAATgcctccacaaaccagtcaagttactTTTACAGTTCACGTCCATTACTGTCAAGACTCATACAGTATGTAGCCACTTCAGTTGacagtgcttcaaatatggatgttgctgcaaagaagctacatattctaaatcatgcatgcttcacacacatcttcaaccctacagcacagaagatcacaacagtttcaagatggacacccaggATAAGTGTCACCAATTGAGTATGTGACGAAATGTCTCCCCATCTGTTCCGGAGAACAGAAACAGGAACATTTTTGTCATGccatttttgagatattgcaatcatgagaatgggacagatgcaaggtcacaataaCCTTgattttgaccaccaaaatcttatcagttcattatttgtgccagatttgaagaaacTTCTTCAAGGCGTTGTTGAGATAGCACATTCATGATAATGAGATGGACGAGGTTAAAGTgtccttgacttttgacctttgatAACCAAAATGTAATAtgtttgagtccaagtggatgttcgTGCAAAAATTtaagaaattccttcaaagcATTTTTGAGTgccagacaaacaaaaaagcttTGGAATCACTGCTGGCAAAACATGACTGTTATTGCCAACTGGAGAACACTTTCACTAAATATTACGGCTGCTTCCACAATGATAAAGTAACTGAAAATAGGctgtcggtagcgtagtggatagtgccagcgccccatCTACACAGGCACTGCCTCGTTGCGGCGGTTGCGGGTTTGGTTCCGgcttgcagccctttgctgcatgccactccccactttctctctgtctccccatttcactcactgtcctgtccattaaaggcaaaaagcccacaaaaataatcttaaaaagtAGTCTAGCAACAAATACATAACAATAATGAATTACCATCTTGACTGGACAGTGCCAGCATCTAAACAGCTACATTCTGGCTCTTGCTACTTTCATTGCAAAGCCATACATGTCAAGATTTTAGGACAGAGTTATTGTAACACTAATTATCTTCAGATGAACCCCTGTGCTTACTGTCATACTCTATTCCCCCAGTTTTAcgtgaggtaaaaaaaaaactgcatttaaATCCTCCCCTCTTCTTAGATTGGTTGTTAACATGTTTGTTGATGGCATTGTCATCACCCTCCTATGACATACTCATCCAATGAAGTGATACCAAATGTCAATTACTCCAAGGGGTACAATGCAAACTCATAAAGTGAGGCTATGAATGAGCCTTGTTGCCTGGGTCTGCAGCTGGGAGGAGCCTCTGCTGTAAATCAGAGGAGAACCTCTATCACTGTGGCTAAAACAGCTTTATGGCCCCTTTTAATCCAATGTGCTGAAGTTTCAATCTGGACATGACAGAGGCAGAGATCACAGCTGACCACATCTATCCTCcacttcatccatccatttagaGCTACGGCCTCTCCGCACAGGCCGGTTGGTAACTGACTGCTTTCTCAAAGCAGCTCTTtctttcagtctgtctttctttttctgtctccctctttgtcTCCCCAACACATattctctccctcacacacacacagatacattcacataaataaatacacacacattctcatggTGGGCAGTAGTAATTGGTGCCTTACCACGCTGATGAGCTGGGCTAGAGACACTTGTAGCTTGACCGGGACTCTCTCGGTCCTGTTGACAGCCGGGCGGATGAGCGGATTGTATCGATCCTTTCCCAGCAACCAGTTCATGAGACGCTCCTCTGAGTCAGCACAGCTGCTGCCTGGTGACATGATTTTGTTCAgtgattttttaatgcaaagGTAGTGTCCAAAACACCCAGACTACCAGTATCAAGACAAAACCTTATGAGGAAACAGACAGGGTGTTCCACAGACAGAGACGACATGCTCTGATCCCTTAAAGGAATAATCTCAAGTTACTTTTGTGCATCTCTGACATACTTTTGTGTATTTCTTCACGGTCCATGCAATTTGTTTTCATACAATACTGTATGCTGCTATATTTTCCACTGATTTCCAAGCCATTCAATCCATTAGGACCATCTCAATTACAGATTGGCTCCATGTACTCCACTGCTGAGTTGGTTGTTTAAAGCCACTACATTCAGCTGTCACTTTGAGCTATATTTGAAATTAAGAATGGAGCTGTCTGGAAATCATAA
Encoded proteins:
- the chrnb4 gene encoding neuronal acetylcholine receptor subunit beta-4, with the protein product MTRALSILAYFFSVIHCSSCADSEERLMNWLLGKDRYNPLIRPAVNRTERVPVKLQVSLAQLISVNEREQIMTTNVWLTQHWVDYRLSWDPAEYEGIDKLRIPSRHIWLPDIVLYNNADGTYEVTVFTNAIVLFNGSINWLPPAIYKSACKIEVKHFPFDQQNCTLKFRSWTYDHTEIDLILKSEVASMDDFTPSGEWDILALPGRRTVNPLDPTYVDLTYDFIIKRKPLFYTINLIIPCVLITSLAILVFYLPSDCGEKMTLCISVLLALTVFLLLISKIVPPTSLDVPLIGKYLMFTMVLVTFSIITSVCVLNVHHRSPSTHTMPAWVKLIFLVKLPALLFMKRPQNNSARQRLRQQRCLRARRAILGLGYPVASKAGITMSSSALLSPDSAFSTPGHKNVPPPLGYTYSNRKADLRSTDYLPSGFTSTQDLQQRSSSDWAADVQEAVNGVRFVAEHMMGDDDDQSVIEDWKYVAMVVDRMFLWIFVIVCVVGTLGLFLQPVFQSHIVHSQQPSSDTPRI